One genomic region from Deltaproteobacteria bacterium encodes:
- a CDS encoding stage 0 sporulation family protein, which yields MKVIGVKFRDHGRIYDYDATEFTVKERDIVMVETERGPELGFVARMPMERGAAFFSKPLKKVIRLADENDMERGRRNLYQEREAKKLCLVKIREYNLPMKLIGVDSFLDGSKIIFYFVSEGRVDFRALVKDLASVFKTRIEMCQVGVRNEAKMIGGLGACGREFCCCTFLKEFEPVSVKMAKEQNLALNPQKISGACGRLMCCLAYEMDTYTELKKNLPKVGKRVVAPQGAGKVTQQNIISQKVRVALDDGKEVEVGLNEIREESFFEKYRKGK from the coding sequence ATGAAAGTTATCGGCGTAAAATTCAGGGACCATGGAAGGATCTACGATTACGATGCTACGGAGTTTACCGTGAAGGAGCGGGACATCGTGATGGTGGAGACCGAGCGCGGCCCGGAGCTTGGCTTTGTCGCCCGCATGCCCATGGAAAGGGGCGCGGCGTTTTTCTCCAAGCCTTTAAAAAAAGTCATCCGCCTGGCCGACGAGAACGACATGGAAAGAGGACGGCGAAACCTTTACCAGGAGCGGGAGGCCAAAAAGCTCTGTTTGGTAAAAATCCGGGAGTACAATCTCCCCATGAAATTGATCGGTGTGGACTCCTTCTTGGACGGCAGCAAAATTATTTTTTATTTCGTTTCGGAGGGGCGGGTCGATTTCCGGGCCCTGGTGAAAGATTTGGCCAGCGTCTTCAAGACCCGCATCGAGATGTGCCAGGTTGGCGTGCGCAACGAAGCCAAAATGATCGGCGGCCTGGGCGCTTGCGGACGGGAGTTCTGCTGTTGCACCTTCTTGAAGGAATTCGAGCCGGTATCGGTGAAGATGGCCAAGGAACAAAATCTGGCCCTGAATCCCCAGAAAATTTCCGGCGCCTGCGGCCGCTTGATGTGCTGCCTGGCCTATGAAATGGATACCTATACCGAGTTGAAGAAAAATTTGCCCAAAGTGGGCAAGAGGGTGGTCGCCCCTCAGGGAGCCGGAAAGGTCACCCAGCAAAACATCATCAGCCAGAAAGTTCGGGTGGCTCTGGATGATGGTAAAGAAGTGGAAGTGGGCCTGAATGAAATCCGGGAAGAATCGTTCTTCGAAAAATACAGGAAAGGGAAATGA